One window of Posidoniimonas polymericola genomic DNA carries:
- the mntR gene encoding manganese-binding transcriptional regulator MntR: MPNRPASRHRRTRNDHASETAEDYVEAIADVIDQKSQCRAADLVRHFGVSAVTVSKTVGRLRDAGLVEAEPYGPLGLTPAGRRLAAKSRRRHETVLEFLRAIGVSDATAQVDAEGIEHHVSDETLRRMRAVIKKLG, translated from the coding sequence ATGCCCAACCGCCCCGCCAGCCGCCACCGCCGCACCCGCAACGACCACGCCAGCGAGACCGCCGAGGACTACGTCGAGGCGATTGCCGACGTGATCGACCAGAAGTCCCAGTGCCGCGCCGCGGACCTGGTCCGGCACTTTGGCGTCAGCGCGGTGACCGTCAGCAAGACTGTCGGACGGCTCCGAGACGCAGGCCTGGTCGAGGCCGAGCCCTACGGACCGCTGGGGCTAACCCCGGCTGGCAGGCGGCTGGCGGCCAAGTCACGCCGCCGGCACGAGACAGTGCTCGAGTTCTTGCGTGCGATCGGCGTGTCCGACGCGACCGCCCAGGTCGACGCCGAGGGGATCGAGCACCACGTCAGCGACGAGACGCTCCGCCGGATGCGGGCGGTGATCAAGAAGTTGGGGTAG